The genomic stretch attcggaaaggcttatttgtggaAAACTAGTCGATCATTAgtgtagtcgacagttccgtgccttccctcttgagttgtccgcccaagggtaccagtctaaaaccccatagaaaccttactctatttaaattgtgcatgcatcatggtcaaacctagtccggtcagttatgttgtccacataatgatcctttaagatagccttgtccaaagtccactaggtttctctaaacccaaatggacatcaccacgttttgtacatttatttggagaactaaatgcttcaggctaattgttgatattaaatagtaaagtctggtgggggtaagggcctaacctgcAGAAATAAGGCACGAAATCCCCAaatttggcatggtcaccaatatccacccaagattgctaagttggtggaaagatttacattctagtgacaaaaccctcgtcaaaaatatctgggtaatcttccatccctcctggagatccagcctaacaacatgataatagaagctgctaccttattttgggattgtgagaGGGTCGTATTCCGCTTTTGGGACATCGAgatgacacctttgctagaggagataggagggcGGActggtctagtgtgggaaactccgggtttgctaatgcctgagaaccgcacagGCAAGTGTTTCTTAAAAAATGATGGGATTGAAGAAAaatgcagaattggtatgcctgaaggaatcgtacatcccttttgactacttgtattaaaggtacggtcacaataaatcataccgtacctaccatgacgagtttgccatcacgtccttgggaAATATCCATTGTAGGGTTTtcatcttcatgttttgcttcctaggTCTGATCATGTTTACAATGAAGAAAGGGAGATTCCATACTAGgctagctatggtaaccaagaccctaatggaggggattggtgggcaaACATTCAGCATTGTACCCATCATCATTGcagatatataccgagccttagagaagtgtcaatGAGGAGCGAGAAAgtgaattacatccccgacatatttgctcagcctgagaatgtcaaaggatgggttgagctctttgataatatgattgaagaacaggttcaatagatgttcgagtggtttccgacagaGGAGTTCATCACCTGATCCAGAGATGcgcctttcctgatactgattggttTAAGAGGAatatacccttacgtccctcttcgagttatgaggcaagaaGGAGGAAGAAagtcatacccagggtcgacaagatgagccatcttcgagctgacttccaaaatgatgatagtccccacaagtgccaagcctagcacatgtggcactacaaGATCGTAATGGGGAAAAACACTATCGAGACAGACATATATCATGCCGGTTGTACCCCTTTCTATTCAGGTTAGTTGGAAGATAattgggatggtctgggccaaccagggttcgttcgaggtcacagaattataGATAAAAAGGCCAAGGTGCAAGTCAAGTACAATCAGCTGCAcaaaaggatccgtgaatgcGAGAGCGAACACCGCGAGATTTAAGAGTTCAACCAAAAGTTGActgaggaatggaaagacatggctatcagtgccaacaataagctaggatacttggagcgagggaTAGTAGAATTGGAGGGAAAATttctcaagaggattgaagactgtcaaaaggcggctgaagggaccgaaggcaGAAATCTATctagagcatacctgttgctgaGACTTCGCGAattggggaagctgttcgacggagccaaggatgtcaaatctggggaaggtccttctaggaccaaatagataggattttacttttttgctttatgaatgtaataaggctaatgaccattagtgacttttatttcttgcttatttagtgtcgttttgggattcacctatctttatcaataaaatgaggcatttagcattaaaagttctccaagtctatttgtcgcttggtctacctcgggcacaaagaggttcccaaattaggacacgctttacattcctgcactatgtgtttaaatattgcaatactttttataatcctcactgacttgattaccttttgttttatttttgtttttattattccccttcccaaaggttagttcgtgcactctggcatcatcatcttatttcacaagatctaggggccctccacccactcctcctcttagtcccattaaaggcaagaacaaaggtaaattggaagatttaaacaatATCAGGAAGGATAacacaactgaacgggtagagggcACTTGGCGTGGTCCTTgctacccactagagcagccaataccgcatctggagcagaccttccaacaggccgacattatttatgagacagacgaagaagaagcacttgtagcgataaagaacttgtttctagagtacagtgatatggactgttgcattattctcgaggaggaggggggaAGGCCCTTCCATTCAGGCTGTGATCAAAGGGGcgcatctcaagaattggaccatcagcaCAACCAAAGCCCGACCAACCTCGGGGTAGCAaagctaaaacaagcattattcactatttttactaaatgattttcttttcgcatttttcaattcccgcaataagatcttcgatgttcaaaatagTATTCAGCTTATCAAAATCATTTTCGATTTTTCTTATGagttaatatttattgctattattttctctccttgctttaccaatacaacattactattacttgtcttgataaaccaatgaatgtgacatgcaatgagacaatgcaacaaatggacattgattcagaggaagatgacatacctgacgggattgtcaaagaagttgagaactttgagaacagacctaagtccaacctagacgagactgaaattgtcaacctgggagatgcagaaaacgtcaaggaaacttgaatcaacattcacctatcgccatcagagaagaaagaatatacaaaatttctaaaggagtatgaggacatattttccttgtcatatgatgacatgactggtctgaacacgtctattgtggctcacaaactgccaactgatccaatgtgtccaccggtaaagcaaaagctcagaaagttcaagcctgatatgagtttgaaaatcaaggatgaagtcaccaagcagatcaaagctaaggttctcagggtagtagaatacccgacatggttagccaacattgtaacagtaccaaagaaggatgggaaggtcagagtctgtgttgactaccgggatctcaaccaggccTGTTCGAAAGACGATTTCCCTTTgtcaaatatacacatcctaattgacaattgcgccaagcatgagctacagtcattcgtagattgctttgcTAGTTAtgatcagatctggatggatgaggaagatgctaagaaaatggctttcattatgccatgaggagtgtactgttacaagatgatgccattcagcTTGAAGAATGTAGggtccacctacatgagggccatgactaccattttccatgatatgatacacaaggaccCCGCAAAGTTTGCATTTGGGTTTCCTGCTGGGAAAtggcttgggtttattgtgagtcaccaaggaatagaactggatccatcgaaagtcaaagccattcaagaactaccaccgctaaagaacaagaaggatgtgatgagtttcttgggaaggcttaactacattagccgattcataacacagtctacagttatatatgagccaatatttaagatgttgaagaaggacgccaccaccaaatggaccgatgactaccaaaaggccttcgacaaaatcaaagagtacctgtcaacaccaccagtcttagtcccgcccgagctaggtatacccttattactctaccttgcagtgttggatggagctttcagCTGCattttggggcaacatgatgaaacaggaagGAAGAAACAAGCCACTTATTATctaagtaagaagttcaccccgtacgaggcccagtattctctattggaatgcacctgttgtgctttgacttgggtagctcagaaactgAGACATTACTTTTGttcctatactacatatctcatatcgagaatggatcccttgaagtacatctttcagaagcccatgcctactggcaagctagccaagtggcaaatcttgttgagtgacttcgacattgtttacgtaactcagaaagctatcaagggataggcactagcagaccaccttgctgaaaaccccgtggatggaggatacgaacccctgaaaacatattttcctgatgaagaggtatcattcatagcaGAAGACATTGtggaatcctatgatggttgaaGAATGTTATTCggtggagcagcaaacttcaaaggagttggcataggagcagtcctaatatcgaaaaccggtcagcattatctggtgtctgccaaacttcccctgcaccaacaatatggccgagtataaagcctgcatcttagggctcaaaatggccattgacatgaacgttcaagagctgctagtgattggagattcagacttacttatacatcaggtacgaggagaatggacaCCCAAGAACACTAAGATACTCACGTATCTGCATCACGTACaagaattaagaaagaggttcatgaagacagaattccagcatgttcccagaatccaaaatgagttcgctgatgcattggctaccctatcatctatgatacaacatctagacaagaatttcattgatctcatTTCGGTGAAAATCGATAAGcatccagcttattgtgcccatgttgaagaagaagcagacggaaagccttggtttcatgatatcaaggaatatttggcaaaagaagagtacccagagcttgcaaatcctactcagaaatgcacacttcggagattgtccaacaacttctttcacagcggaggaatcctgcaTAGGcggactcccgatttaggattattgagatgtgttgacgcaaaggaagcatccaggctactggaggaaattcatgcggggacctgcggtccacatatgaacggttttgtcttagcaaagaagatactttggaCTGGTTACTTtcggatgactatggaaacagactgcatccagtaggTCCGGAAATGTCACCGCTGTCAAAtatatgcagacatgataaaggtacctccaagcgagcttcacaaaacaagctcgccatggtcgTTCGTCGCCTGGGGGATgaatgttattggaccaatcgagcccactgcttccaacggacataggtttatcctggtagccatagactatttcaccaaatgggtcgaagcagcatcttacaaagcagtgactaagaaagtcgtggcagactttgtccgcgaccgcattgtttgtcgattcgggattccagagtcaatcattactgataataattccaacctcaatagtgacttgatgaaagctagatgtgaaactttcaagatcaaacacaataaTTCCACAGCCTTctggcctcagatgaatggagctgtagaagacgccaacaagaatatcaagaagatattgaggaaaatgatagagaagcataaacaatggcacgagaagttatcatttgctctattggggtatcgcaccacagtccgcacatcaactggggcaaccccctattttctggtttatggtacagaggttgtcattcctGTTGAGGTAGatattccttccctaaggatcatacaagaagctgagcttgaTGACGAaaagtgggtaaaaagtcgttatgagcaactagcccttatagacggaaagagaatgaatgtagtctgccatggtcaactctattagaatagaatgtccaaagcctttaacaaaagagtcaagccaagatagttgacaccggggcaactggtgttgaagaagatttttccacatcaagatgaagccaaagggaggttctctcccaactggcagggtccatacatggttcaccaggttttgataggaggagccctcgtACTTGCAAAactggatggagaagtctggccaaagccgatcaattcaaatgcagtcaagcgttactatgtgtaatctttgtgttttacttatatgatgtaaattaaactacgcctgacctgattcctgtttaagaggggataggtaggcagccctatgggttcggtcacaattcaataaaaaattcatcccccctcccccccctccgtaattggaaactggggcagaattttgaggaggacccacaaaattccaaagtaatttcagccgatgccgcacgagcaatagtcagaaacatcaacccattaaactagggtagaattttgaggaggaccctcaaaattccgttaGCAGGAGAGGTTGTAATGTCCTGAATTACATCACAGCCGTCGGTTAATTTAAaggctatttttaatttatgtcatacttttacaaaatcatgcatgattattattgaaacttctttgtttagcaatgctaccccgaTGATACAGACGATATCACCATATCGAAGCCGAACAAGTCAAGAAAAGCCAGCGgagatacgaactaaccttcccctttATAAAACTCACGATGTTTCTTTGAATGCTGGCACTAGGATTacaaaatcattaaacatactatacgcccatggaacaaacactattcaagaatacgactctccgaaccgttgcacttgccatCATTTGCTATCAACACACACCAGCGATGTTCCATACATCACAGTGGTCCCAGTAAACACAACGCCGCAATCTACTATTAgttaagaaaactctactatcatttgtcattttatttcttgcataaggctaccattctgccttacgAGAATATT from Nicotiana sylvestris chromosome 12, ASM39365v2, whole genome shotgun sequence encodes the following:
- the LOC138882984 gene encoding uncharacterized protein gives rise to the protein MNVQELLVIGDSDLLIHQVRGEWTPKNTKILTYLHHVQELRKRFMKTEFQHVPRIQNEFADALATLSSMIQHLDKNFIDLISVKIDKHPAYCAHVEEEADGKPWFHDIKEYLVSRRVMATLAGAIPLQFPQP